In Amphiprion ocellaris isolate individual 3 ecotype Okinawa chromosome 3, ASM2253959v1, whole genome shotgun sequence, one genomic interval encodes:
- the zgc:56622 gene encoding aldo-keto reductase family 1 member B1 — translation MDVVENTEVARTIELNDGTRMPLLGLGTWKSAHLPPTSVQGAVEAAIAAGYRHIDTAHNYKNEVEIGKALISKMKQGIIRREDMFIVSKLWCTFHAPEDITWCFNKTLKDLQLEYLDLYLVHFPVGLKKVGDELFPMKDGKMLTTDIDYVDVWRGMEALKASGKVKSIGVSNFSILQLERLLALCRVPPAVNQVELHPYLVQPEMISFCKSKNIALTAYSPFGSPARPPELFRGDTDPEKLLEDPVVAEIAKKHRHSPAQVLLRYHVQQGVSVIPKSDKPHHILENTKIFDFSLTDGDMEALRGLDRGWRACMLEGVKSHPYYPFQ, via the exons ATGGACGTCGTGGAGAACACAGAGGTGGCTCGGACCATAGAGCTGAACGACGGCACTCGAATGCCACTTCTGGGTCTTGGAACATGGAAG TCGGCTCACCTGCCACCAACCTCGGTCCAGGGCGCCGTGGAGGCCGCCATCGCCGCCGGTTACCGCCACATAGACACGGCAcacaactacaaaaatgagGTGGAAATCGGTAAAGCTCTAATCTCCAAGATGAAGCAGGGCATCATCCGACGAGAGGACATGTTCATCGTCAGCAAG CTGTGGTGCACCTTTCATGCTCCAGAGGACATCACTTGGTGCTTCAACAAGACTCTGAAAGATCTGCAGCTGGAATACCTGGATCTTTACCTGGTGCATTTCCCCGTTGGTCTGAAG AAAGTGGGAGACGAGCTTTTCCCGATGAAGGATGGAAAGATGCTGACCACCGACATCGACTACGTGGACGTCTGGAGG GGGATGGAGGCCCTGAAAGCTTCTGGGAAGGTGAAGAGCATCGGAGTGTCCAACTTCAGCATCCTGCAGCTGGAGAGGCTTCTGGCTCTGTGCAGAGTTCCTCCTGCTGTCAACCAG GTGGAGCTTCATCCCTACCTGGTTCAGCCTGAGATGATCAGCTTCTGTAAGTCCAAGAACATCGCTCTGACGGCCTACAGCCCCTTTGGCTCGCCTGCTAGACCCCCAGAATT gttCAGAGGAGACACTGATCCTGAAAAGCTCCTGGAGGATCCGGTTGTTGCAGAAATTGCCAAGAAGCACAGACACAGTCCTGCCCAG GTGCTGCTGAGGTATCATGTGCAGCAGGGCGTCTCCGTCATCCCGAAGAGCGACAAACCGCATCACATCCTTGAAAACACGAAG ATCTTCGACTTCAGCCTGACTGATGGAGACATGGAGGCTCTGAGAGGTTTGGACCGAGGATGGAGGGCCTGCATGCTGGAAGG aGTGAAGTCTCACCCGTACTACCCCTTCCAATGA